Proteins from one Pseudomonas grandcourensis genomic window:
- a CDS encoding peptidoglycan recognition family protein, which produces MWMRLIHQRDRERQGIGFNQIESPFFAVSRVREALLSRCDEFLGLNDFLLAHGRSRGQLTYDVIERILTTVKDGDWLLVCSDPFSPLSEDTTGNYSRIGVRCRVESWDYPLVASADQRKPPLPKTELVASPLPQERSNMAQQFAIKAKASDVLSDEPATLTAITVNDRAAMREAIIRLARKNGHEFVERSSWGAQEVKGEMVDDWDYSMIALHHAGRSVGCGFGAGQMLAIQSEHQAKFDDIGYHYGIDCMGKVFEGRDIRFKGSSVHNYNTGVIGIVLLENLTTAEEGGDMVALSRQALETMNGNMDQKIPAIQIDTLLNLVQALTSVFRVTTLGGHREFPMQAGEGKICPGNIGMKLVRDLRIKTNLQPPSL; this is translated from the coding sequence ATGTGGATGCGCCTTATTCATCAGCGAGACCGCGAGCGTCAAGGTATTGGTTTCAATCAAATCGAATCGCCATTCTTTGCCGTGTCCAGAGTGCGAGAGGCGCTTCTGAGCCGCTGTGACGAGTTCTTGGGGCTGAATGATTTTTTACTGGCTCATGGACGTTCGCGTGGTCAGCTGACGTACGACGTTATTGAACGAATACTGACTACGGTGAAAGACGGTGATTGGCTGTTGGTTTGCAGTGACCCTTTCAGCCCGCTGAGTGAAGACACAACAGGCAACTATTCACGCATTGGAGTGCGCTGTCGTGTGGAGTCGTGGGATTATCCTCTTGTCGCTTCTGCCGACCAACGCAAGCCACCGTTGCCAAAAACCGAACTGGTCGCAAGCCCGCTACCTCAAGAACGCTCAAACATGGCTCAACAATTTGCTATCAAGGCGAAGGCGAGCGATGTCCTCTCCGACGAGCCAGCAACCCTTACTGCCATTACTGTCAACGATAGAGCTGCGATGAGAGAAGCAATCATTAGGCTCGCCCGAAAAAATGGTCATGAATTTGTAGAAAGATCGTCCTGGGGAGCTCAAGAAGTAAAAGGCGAAATGGTCGACGACTGGGACTACTCGATGATCGCACTTCACCATGCGGGTAGAAGTGTGGGCTGTGGTTTCGGCGCAGGACAAATGCTTGCGATTCAGAGCGAGCATCAGGCCAAATTTGATGACATCGGTTACCACTACGGCATCGACTGTATGGGTAAAGTCTTTGAGGGACGGGACATCCGGTTCAAAGGCTCAAGCGTACATAACTACAACACAGGTGTTATTGGCATCGTATTGCTGGAAAACCTGACAACCGCGGAGGAAGGCGGCGATATGGTTGCTCTTTCCCGTCAGGCTCTTGAAACCATGAATGGCAATATGGACCAGAAAATCCCTGCCATACAAATCGATACCCTACTGAACCTGGTTCAAGCTCTGACCAGTGTTTTCAGGGTGACCACTTTGGGTGGGCACCGTGAGTTCCCCATGCAAGCCGGCGAAGGAAAAATATGCCCTGGCAACATTGGGATGAAACTGGTGAGAGACCTTCGAATCAAAACCAACCTGCAACCACCTTCATTATGA
- a CDS encoding VOC family protein — protein sequence MDIRGLGYVTLLSSDLAQWRHYASQVLGMMVSGDDELLYLKMDERHYRILVQKNAENGFGACGWELAGKAALEQAVSELQQADVQVTRGTTAEAELRKVQELVHFSDPDGNRHELFWGPLQDFARFVSPVGVKGFVTNDLGMGHVVLPAPAFERCRDFYEQVMGFGLSDLMKVRFTPDPAEPQKRIHFLHCNNGRHHSLAIFECPMPHGCVHMMVEVNALDEVGRALDRVHANGVKLSATLGQHTNDQMISFYIKTPSGFDLEYGCDGLVVDWDRHTPFESTVVSHWGHDFSVGRQ from the coding sequence ATGGATATCCGTGGTCTGGGTTACGTCACCCTGCTGTCCAGCGATCTGGCGCAATGGCGCCACTACGCAAGCCAGGTGTTGGGCATGATGGTCAGCGGCGACGATGAACTGCTGTACCTGAAAATGGACGAGCGCCACTACCGCATCCTGGTGCAGAAGAACGCCGAGAACGGCTTCGGTGCCTGCGGCTGGGAATTGGCCGGCAAGGCGGCGCTGGAACAGGCGGTCAGCGAGCTGCAACAGGCCGACGTGCAAGTGACCCGTGGCACCACCGCCGAGGCCGAGCTGCGCAAGGTCCAGGAGCTGGTGCACTTCAGCGACCCGGATGGCAACCGCCACGAACTGTTTTGGGGCCCGTTGCAGGACTTCGCCCGTTTCGTTTCGCCGGTGGGCGTCAAAGGTTTTGTCACCAACGACCTCGGCATGGGCCACGTCGTATTGCCGGCCCCAGCCTTCGAACGCTGCCGCGACTTCTACGAACAGGTGATGGGTTTCGGCCTGTCGGACCTGATGAAAGTCCGCTTCACCCCGGACCCGGCCGAGCCGCAAAAACGCATTCACTTCCTGCACTGCAACAACGGCCGCCACCACTCGCTGGCGATTTTCGAGTGCCCGATGCCCCACGGTTGCGTGCACATGATGGTCGAAGTTAACGCGCTGGACGAAGTCGGCCGCGCCCTGGACCGCGTTCACGCCAACGGCGTGAAGCTGTCGGCCACCCTCGGCCAGCACACCAACGACCAGATGATTTCTTTCTATATCAAGACCCCGTCCGGGTTTGACCTGGAGTACGGCTGCGATGGCCTGGTGGTCGACTGGGACCGCCACACGCCGTTCGAAAGCACCGTGGTCAGCCACTGGGGCCACGACTTCAGTGTCGGTCGCCAATGA
- a CDS encoding CoA-transferase, giving the protein MDKQMTTAEIVGQLRDGMTIGIGGWGPRRKPMALVREILRSDLKDLTVVAYGGADVGMLCAAGKIKKLVFAFVSLDFIPLEPYFRKARQEAALEVMEIDEGMLLLGLRAAAMNVPFIPTAVGLGTDVLRHNRQIKLITSPYADGKDWVAMPALKLDAALVHVDRADKRGVCQISGPDHYMDDLFVRAATHSYVTCDELVDSEYFHQDAAQAHQVFWERNLTTAVAHVPGGAHPSSCAPLYGFDVAHFKAYNATVQAADGWQGYVRDYVDCTHEQYLEKVGGLAAIRELPLPIF; this is encoded by the coding sequence ATGGACAAGCAAATGACCACCGCCGAGATCGTCGGCCAACTGCGTGACGGCATGACCATCGGTATCGGTGGCTGGGGCCCGCGTCGCAAGCCGATGGCGCTGGTGCGCGAGATTCTGCGCTCGGACCTCAAGGACCTGACCGTGGTCGCCTACGGTGGTGCCGATGTCGGCATGCTCTGCGCGGCGGGCAAGATCAAGAAGCTGGTGTTCGCCTTCGTTTCGCTGGATTTCATTCCGCTGGAGCCGTACTTCCGCAAGGCGCGCCAGGAAGCGGCGCTGGAAGTGATGGAGATCGACGAAGGTATGTTGCTGCTCGGCCTGCGGGCGGCGGCGATGAATGTGCCGTTCATTCCAACGGCGGTGGGCCTGGGCACTGACGTGCTGCGCCACAACCGCCAGATCAAGTTGATTACCTCGCCCTATGCCGATGGCAAGGACTGGGTCGCAATGCCTGCGCTCAAGCTCGACGCTGCGCTGGTCCACGTTGACCGTGCCGACAAACGCGGCGTGTGCCAGATCAGCGGTCCGGATCACTACATGGACGACCTGTTCGTGCGGGCCGCGACCCACAGCTACGTGACCTGCGATGAGCTGGTCGACAGCGAGTATTTCCATCAAGACGCCGCTCAGGCACATCAAGTGTTCTGGGAGCGCAACCTGACCACCGCCGTGGCTCACGTGCCGGGCGGGGCGCATCCGTCTTCCTGTGCGCCGCTGTACGGTTTCGATGTTGCGCACTTCAAGGCCTACAACGCCACGGTCCAGGCGGCCGATGGCTGGCAGGGCTACGTGCGTGACTACGTCGACTGCACCCACGAACAGTATCTGGAAAAGGTCGGCGGCCTGGCTGCGATCCGTGAACTGCCGTTGCCGATTTTCTAA
- a CDS encoding ketoacid CoA transferase: MSTTDFSLAELMICAASEAWREDGEVLASGIGVIPRLAASLAMLTSNPQLLMTDSEAYMVAEPVPLGARKGYEPKRDSWMGFSRIFDNVWGGKRHALVGPTQIDRYGQANISCIGDYAKPKAQMLGVRGFPGNSISHANSFCVPSHNRRVFVEGEVDMVASVGYNPARLARGWSLDDIDIRLIITDLCVLDFQGPQRQMRIRSLHPGVTAAQVQDNTGFELHVPDDCPTTAAPTAEQLQLIQRLDPHNLRALQLKDNPPGQR; encoded by the coding sequence ATGAGCACTACTGATTTCAGCCTCGCTGAGTTGATGATCTGCGCGGCCTCTGAAGCCTGGCGCGAAGACGGCGAAGTATTGGCCTCCGGCATCGGCGTGATCCCGCGTCTGGCGGCATCGCTGGCCATGTTGACCAGCAACCCGCAACTGCTGATGACCGACTCCGAAGCCTACATGGTCGCCGAGCCGGTGCCGTTGGGCGCGCGCAAAGGCTATGAACCCAAGCGCGACAGCTGGATGGGTTTCTCGCGGATTTTCGACAACGTCTGGGGCGGCAAGCGCCATGCGCTGGTCGGCCCGACCCAGATCGACCGTTACGGTCAGGCGAACATTTCCTGCATCGGCGACTACGCCAAACCCAAGGCGCAGATGCTCGGTGTGCGCGGTTTCCCCGGCAACTCGATCAGCCACGCCAACTCGTTTTGCGTGCCGAGCCACAACCGTCGGGTGTTCGTCGAAGGCGAGGTCGATATGGTCGCCTCGGTCGGCTACAACCCGGCTCGCCTGGCGCGGGGCTGGTCGCTGGACGACATCGACATCCGCCTGATCATCACCGACCTCTGCGTCCTGGATTTCCAGGGTCCGCAGCGGCAGATGCGCATCCGTTCGCTGCACCCCGGTGTGACGGCAGCGCAAGTCCAGGACAACACCGGCTTCGAGCTGCATGTGCCGGATGACTGCCCGACCACGGCGGCACCGACGGCCGAGCAGTTGCAGCTGATCCAGCGCCTGGACCCGCACAACCTGCGCGCCCTGCAACTCAAAGACAACCCGCCAGGCCAACGCTGA
- a CDS encoding enoyl-CoA hydratase: MAEHNDNNQAEVVLYEVRGAVALVTMNRPEFHNAQNSQMTYALDAAFRRACDDDEVKVIVLRGAGKHFSAGHDIGTPGRDVDKTFDRASLWYDHVNKPGGEFLYAREQEVYLGMCRRWREMPKPTIAMVQGACIAGGLMLAWVCDLIVASEDAYFADPVVRMGIPGVEYFAHVHELNPRIAKEFLFLGERMPAPRAYQMGMLNRVVARDELEQQSLDIAGRIAQMPRLGLQLSKQAVNNAEDLMGKRATMDMVFGLHHFAHAHNELVSGDRLGGYDAKAMASSQRKTGEA, from the coding sequence ATGGCTGAACATAACGATAACAATCAGGCCGAGGTGGTGCTGTACGAGGTGCGTGGTGCGGTGGCTCTGGTCACCATGAACCGCCCCGAGTTCCACAACGCGCAGAACTCGCAGATGACCTATGCGCTGGACGCGGCGTTTCGCCGGGCCTGCGATGACGATGAAGTGAAGGTCATCGTGCTGCGTGGCGCCGGCAAGCATTTCTCCGCCGGGCATGACATCGGTACCCCGGGCCGCGACGTCGACAAGACCTTCGACCGCGCCAGCCTGTGGTACGACCATGTGAACAAACCGGGCGGCGAGTTTCTCTATGCCCGCGAACAGGAAGTCTATCTGGGCATGTGCCGCCGCTGGCGCGAGATGCCCAAGCCGACCATCGCCATGGTCCAGGGCGCGTGCATTGCCGGTGGGCTGATGCTGGCCTGGGTCTGCGACCTGATCGTTGCCAGCGAGGATGCGTATTTCGCCGATCCGGTGGTGCGCATGGGCATTCCCGGTGTGGAGTATTTCGCCCACGTGCATGAACTCAATCCGCGCATCGCCAAGGAGTTCCTGTTCCTCGGCGAGCGCATGCCGGCACCGCGTGCCTATCAGATGGGCATGCTCAATCGGGTGGTTGCTCGCGACGAACTGGAACAACAGAGCCTCGACATCGCCGGGCGCATCGCCCAGATGCCGCGCCTGGGCCTGCAACTGAGCAAGCAAGCGGTGAACAACGCCGAAGACCTGATGGGCAAGCGCGCGACCATGGACATGGTGTTCGGCCTGCATCACTTCGCCCATGCCCACAATGAACTGGTGTCCGGCGACCGTCTCGGCGGTTACGACGCCAAGGCCATGGCCAGTTCCCAGCGCAAAACGGGCGAGGCGTGA
- a CDS encoding nitronate monooxygenase, which translates to MAISLNTRLTQLLGCRYPIIQTAMGWVADPKLVAATGNAGGFGFLAGATIEPQQMEAAILETKRLTDQPFGVNFHMYQANAGEIVELVLRHKVRAVSYSRSPGKQMISRLKDAGVVCIPTVGALKHAQKAVEMGADAVTVQGGEGGGHTGSVPTLMLLDQVVNAVSVPVVAAGGFKDGKGLVSALAYGAEGIAMGTRFLMCADSPVPQATLARYLAVKDPAAIIISRAIDGMPQRMIRNELLNQLENSGGLKRLLLALQSGLAYRRHTGMSLTQLLTSALKMRGAGELTAAQSIMAANAPMVIQKAMVDGRPAEGVLPAGQIAASIDSLPSCAQLIEQIVRDAEARLGELCRRVS; encoded by the coding sequence ATGGCGATCTCGTTGAATACCCGTTTAACACAGCTGCTCGGTTGCCGTTATCCGATCATCCAGACCGCCATGGGCTGGGTCGCCGACCCGAAACTGGTGGCGGCCACGGGCAATGCCGGTGGTTTCGGTTTTCTCGCCGGTGCGACCATCGAACCGCAGCAGATGGAAGCGGCGATCCTCGAAACCAAGCGCCTGACCGATCAGCCGTTTGGCGTGAACTTCCACATGTACCAGGCCAATGCCGGCGAGATCGTCGAGCTGGTGTTGCGCCACAAAGTCCGGGCGGTCAGCTACAGCCGTTCGCCGGGCAAGCAAATGATCAGCCGCCTGAAGGACGCCGGCGTGGTGTGCATTCCCACGGTGGGCGCGCTCAAGCATGCGCAGAAAGCCGTGGAAATGGGCGCCGATGCGGTGACCGTGCAGGGCGGCGAGGGTGGGGGACACACCGGTTCCGTGCCGACCTTGATGCTGCTTGATCAAGTGGTCAATGCCGTGTCGGTGCCCGTGGTGGCGGCCGGTGGTTTCAAGGACGGCAAGGGGCTGGTTTCGGCCCTGGCCTACGGCGCCGAAGGCATCGCCATGGGCACACGCTTTTTGATGTGCGCCGACAGCCCGGTGCCCCAGGCGACCCTGGCCCGTTACCTGGCGGTCAAGGACCCGGCGGCGATCATCATCAGCCGCGCCATCGACGGCATGCCGCAACGAATGATCCGCAACGAATTGCTCAACCAGCTGGAAAACAGCGGCGGCCTCAAGCGCCTGTTGCTGGCCTTGCAGAGTGGCCTGGCCTACCGCCGTCATACCGGCATGAGCCTGACGCAACTGCTGACCAGTGCCTTGAAAATGCGCGGCGCCGGAGAGCTGACCGCCGCGCAAAGCATCATGGCCGCCAACGCACCGATGGTGATCCAGAAAGCCATGGTCGACGGGCGTCCGGCCGAGGGCGTATTGCCAGCCGGACAAATCGCTGCATCCATCGACAGCTTGCCCAGCTGCGCCCAATTGATTGAACAGATCGTCCGCGACGCCGAAGCGCGCCTGGGCGAGCTGTGCCGCCGTGTGTCGTGA
- a CDS encoding enoyl-CoA hydratase family protein, whose product MKPFSVSIDSGIAELVFDRPPVNAFNCQGWADIASEIEGLGRNSDVRVIVIRAEGRGFCAGVDIKELAAAGNLIVAVNKGNYDSFKAIHRNPKPVIVAVHGFVLGGGIGICGAADIIVASECATFGVPEVDRGAMGGGAHLQRLFPVQKVRHMYFTGEAIDAAEAYRLGAVERVVKREDLREAALQIARTIAAKSPGMISLAKEALSGIEDGNLEDKYRWEQGFTLEAYRSLDSQEARDSFVEKRDARFNG is encoded by the coding sequence ATGAAACCATTTAGCGTGAGTATTGATAGCGGCATCGCGGAACTGGTGTTCGACCGACCACCGGTCAACGCCTTCAACTGCCAGGGCTGGGCCGATATCGCCAGTGAGATCGAAGGCCTGGGCCGCAACAGCGACGTGCGGGTGATCGTGATCCGTGCCGAAGGTCGCGGCTTCTGCGCCGGGGTCGATATCAAGGAACTGGCCGCCGCCGGCAACCTGATCGTCGCGGTGAACAAGGGCAACTACGACAGCTTCAAGGCCATCCACCGCAACCCGAAACCGGTGATCGTGGCCGTGCACGGCTTTGTGTTGGGCGGCGGCATCGGCATCTGCGGCGCTGCCGACATCATCGTCGCGTCCGAGTGCGCCACGTTCGGCGTGCCGGAAGTGGATCGCGGCGCCATGGGCGGCGGTGCGCATTTGCAGCGGCTGTTCCCGGTGCAGAAAGTCCGTCACATGTACTTCACCGGCGAGGCCATCGACGCCGCCGAGGCTTACCGCCTGGGCGCGGTGGAGCGGGTGGTCAAGCGTGAAGACTTGCGCGAAGCCGCGTTGCAGATCGCCCGCACCATCGCCGCCAAGAGCCCCGGCATGATCAGCCTGGCCAAGGAAGCGCTGAGCGGCATCGAAGACGGCAATCTGGAAGACAAATACCGCTGGGAGCAGGGCTTCACCCTCGAAGCCTACCGCTCACTGGACTCTCAGGAAGCACGCGACTCGTTCGTCGAGAAACGCGATGCCCGATTCAACGGCTGA
- a CDS encoding acyl-CoA dehydrogenase family protein, whose product MDLTYTPAQQAFRAEARTWLAANVPSKPLQSFDTEQGFAEHRAWEAKLNEGRWGMVTWPTELGGRGCDLIEWLIFEEEYYRSGAPARVNQNGIFLLGPTLMEYGSEEQKARFLPRMATGEDIWAQAWSEPGAGSDMAAIRSKAERVGDHYVINGQKTWSTRAVWADWAFGIFRTDSQSQRHHGLTFILLPLDTPGITVRPIPQLNGLPGFAEIFFDDVKVPVENALGGEGMGWHVAMSTAGFERGLLLRSPARFQETAKRLVQLYLANREQADRDPAIGEAVMRAWLDAEAYTLSTYMTASQLVQGGKIGPESSTNKIFWSELDQRMHDTAMSILGLRGELLPEAPAAGDVGHWLEGFLFAQAGPIYAGTNEIQRNIIAERMLGMPRA is encoded by the coding sequence ATGGACCTGACCTATACCCCGGCCCAACAGGCCTTTCGCGCCGAAGCGCGGACCTGGCTGGCCGCCAATGTACCGAGTAAACCGCTGCAATCGTTCGACACCGAACAGGGCTTTGCCGAGCACCGCGCCTGGGAAGCCAAGCTCAATGAAGGCCGTTGGGGCATGGTCACTTGGCCGACCGAGCTCGGCGGCCGTGGTTGCGACCTGATCGAGTGGCTGATTTTCGAAGAGGAATACTACCGCTCTGGCGCCCCGGCACGGGTCAACCAGAACGGCATCTTCCTGCTCGGCCCGACCCTGATGGAGTACGGCAGCGAAGAACAAAAGGCACGCTTTCTGCCGCGCATGGCCACTGGCGAAGACATCTGGGCCCAGGCCTGGTCCGAGCCGGGTGCCGGTTCCGACATGGCGGCGATCCGCTCCAAGGCTGAACGGGTGGGCGACCACTACGTGATCAATGGCCAGAAAACCTGGTCGACCCGCGCGGTGTGGGCTGACTGGGCGTTCGGTATTTTCCGTACCGACTCGCAGTCCCAGCGTCATCACGGCCTGACCTTCATCCTGCTGCCGCTGGACACGCCGGGCATCACGGTACGGCCGATTCCGCAGCTCAATGGCTTGCCGGGTTTCGCCGAGATCTTCTTCGACGACGTCAAGGTGCCGGTGGAGAACGCCCTCGGTGGCGAAGGCATGGGCTGGCACGTGGCGATGTCCACCGCCGGGTTCGAGCGCGGTTTGCTGCTGCGTTCACCGGCGCGCTTCCAGGAAACCGCCAAGCGCCTGGTGCAGTTGTACCTGGCCAACCGCGAGCAGGCCGACCGCGACCCGGCGATCGGTGAAGCGGTGATGCGCGCCTGGCTGGATGCCGAGGCCTACACCCTGAGCACCTACATGACCGCCTCGCAACTGGTGCAGGGCGGCAAGATCGGGCCGGAATCGTCGACCAACAAGATCTTCTGGTCGGAACTCGACCAGCGCATGCACGACACCGCCATGAGCATTCTCGGCCTGCGCGGCGAGCTGCTGCCCGAAGCCCCGGCCGCCGGTGACGTCGGCCATTGGCTGGAAGGCTTCCTGTTTGCCCAGGCCGGGCCGATCTACGCCGGCACCAACGAGATCCAGCGCAACATCATTGCCGAACGCATGCTCGGCATGCCGCGTGCCTGA
- a CDS encoding acyl-CoA dehydrogenase family protein: MDFSFSRDQLLFQDNVRSFLINEVTPERIRELWQSDSGRSEQLWAQLVELGLTALTVPEAQDGMGMNELDFVLIAQECGYAGLPEPLVDTMLVGVPLLAALDEQHAPLKQKWLSRVAEGRARLAVSEPGNPLVSDAHVADLLLLANGDEVHALERDAVRLTRNESVDPSRQLFQVEWTPTPATCVASGEQGRQLWAAAFNRGALASAAQLLGLAKRMVDLAVDYTFERKQFGKPVGSFQAVKHLMANVAVQIEFAKGPLYRAAYALAEQQPEQDVFVSHAKLATAEAAMLAAKNTIQAHGAMGYTWEVDLHLFMKRAWALDKVWGDRGHHKGRIRAALFDGTPALGAGETF, from the coding sequence ATGGACTTTAGTTTCAGCCGCGACCAACTGCTGTTTCAGGACAACGTCCGCAGTTTCCTGATCAACGAAGTCACCCCGGAACGCATCCGCGAACTGTGGCAGAGCGACAGCGGGCGCAGTGAACAACTCTGGGCGCAATTGGTGGAGTTGGGCCTGACCGCCCTGACCGTGCCCGAGGCGCAGGACGGCATGGGCATGAATGAGCTGGACTTCGTGCTGATCGCTCAGGAGTGCGGTTACGCCGGGCTGCCCGAGCCGCTGGTGGACACCATGCTGGTCGGCGTGCCATTGCTCGCCGCCCTCGATGAGCAACACGCGCCGCTTAAACAAAAATGGCTGTCGCGAGTGGCCGAGGGCCGTGCACGCCTCGCGGTTTCCGAGCCAGGTAATCCGCTGGTCAGCGATGCCCATGTCGCCGATCTGCTGTTGCTGGCCAATGGCGACGAAGTGCACGCCCTGGAGCGTGATGCCGTGCGCCTGACCCGCAACGAGTCGGTCGACCCGAGTCGTCAGCTGTTCCAGGTCGAATGGACGCCAACACCTGCCACCTGCGTGGCCAGCGGTGAACAAGGACGGCAACTGTGGGCGGCCGCCTTCAACCGTGGCGCTCTCGCCAGTGCCGCGCAATTGCTCGGGCTGGCCAAGCGCATGGTCGACCTGGCGGTGGACTACACCTTCGAGCGCAAGCAGTTCGGCAAGCCGGTGGGTTCGTTCCAGGCGGTCAAGCATTTGATGGCCAACGTCGCGGTGCAGATCGAGTTCGCCAAGGGCCCGCTGTATCGCGCCGCTTATGCGCTGGCCGAGCAACAACCGGAGCAGGACGTATTCGTGTCCCACGCCAAATTGGCGACGGCGGAAGCGGCGATGCTCGCGGCGAAGAACACCATCCAGGCTCACGGTGCCATGGGGTACACCTGGGAAGTCGATTTGCACCTGTTCATGAAACGCGCCTGGGCGCTGGACAAGGTCTGGGGTGATCGCGGCCATCACAAAGGGCGGATTCGCGCGGCGCTGTTTGACGGCACACCTGCGCTGGGTGCCGGCGAGACTTTTTGA
- a CDS encoding acetyl-CoA C-acetyltransferase, translated as MPEAYIVDALRTPTGRRKGGLSQIHAADLGAHVLRALVERNAIPDEDYDDVIFGCVDTIGPLAGDIARTSWLAAGLSQSVPGTTIDRQCGSSQQAVHFAAQAVMSGTQDVVIAGGVQTMTQIPISSAMIAAEPLGFTDPFSGSEGWVRRYGAQPPTQFRSAQMIAEKWDLSRAQLEAYSLESHRRALQAIEQGRFNREIVPLAGVMHDETPRQTSLEKMAELEFLFGCDRVTAAVSSQTCDAASAMLIVSEAALKRYGLTPRARIHHLSVRAEDPIWMLTAPIPATAYALKRAGMKLEDIDRVEINEAFASVAMAWLKETGYPHEQTNVNGGAIALGHPLGATGTRLMCTLLHELERSGGRYGMQTMCEGGGQANVTIIERL; from the coding sequence ATGCCTGAAGCCTACATCGTCGACGCCCTGCGTACGCCCACCGGGCGGCGCAAGGGTGGTCTGAGCCAGATCCACGCCGCCGACCTGGGCGCCCATGTGTTGCGCGCGCTGGTCGAGCGCAACGCCATTCCCGACGAGGATTACGACGACGTGATCTTCGGCTGTGTCGACACCATCGGCCCGCTGGCCGGGGATATCGCCCGCACCAGTTGGCTGGCGGCCGGCCTGTCGCAATCGGTGCCGGGCACCACCATCGATCGCCAGTGCGGTTCGTCCCAGCAAGCGGTGCACTTCGCGGCGCAAGCGGTGATGAGCGGCACTCAGGACGTGGTCATCGCCGGTGGCGTGCAGACCATGACTCAGATCCCGATTTCCTCGGCAATGATCGCCGCCGAACCCTTGGGCTTCACCGATCCGTTCAGCGGTTCCGAAGGCTGGGTGCGGCGCTACGGCGCGCAACCCCCGACGCAGTTCCGTTCGGCGCAGATGATCGCGGAAAAGTGGGACCTGTCCCGGGCGCAGCTTGAAGCCTATTCGCTTGAGTCCCATCGACGTGCCTTGCAGGCCATCGAGCAAGGCCGCTTCAATCGCGAGATCGTGCCACTGGCCGGTGTGATGCATGACGAAACGCCGCGCCAGACCAGCCTGGAAAAAATGGCCGAGCTGGAATTCCTGTTCGGCTGCGACCGGGTGACCGCCGCGGTGTCGAGCCAGACCTGCGACGCGGCCAGCGCGATGCTGATCGTCTCGGAAGCGGCGCTCAAGCGTTACGGCCTGACGCCACGGGCTCGCATCCATCACCTGAGCGTGCGCGCCGAAGACCCGATCTGGATGCTCACCGCGCCGATCCCGGCCACCGCCTACGCACTCAAGCGTGCCGGCATGAAGCTCGAAGACATCGACCGGGTGGAGATCAACGAGGCCTTCGCCTCGGTGGCCATGGCCTGGTTGAAAGAGACCGGCTATCCCCATGAACAGACCAACGTCAACGGCGGCGCGATTGCCCTCGGTCATCCATTGGGCGCCACCGGCACCCGGTTGATGTGCACCTTGCTGCATGAACTGGAACGCAGCGGTGGTCGCTACGGCATGCAGACCATGTGCGAAGGCGGCGGCCAGGCCAACGTGACGATCATCGAACGCTTGTAA
- a CDS encoding SDR family oxidoreductase produces MKICENRVVIITGAGGGLGRAYALAFAAEGAKVVVNDINREAALAVVGEILGQGGSAVANSDDITRYDSAGLIVRQAIETFGDLNVVVNNAGICRDRMFASLSEADWDAVVAVHLKGHFCISSHAVKYWREQAKGGAKVDARIINTSSGAGLQGSIGQSNYAAAKGGIASLTLVQAAELRRYGITANALAPAARTGMTEQVFADTMKKPEEGFDYFAPENVAPLVVWLGSEASAEVTGQMFEVEGGKLSIADGWRRGPQLDRQGRWAVGEMGDAVAQLVAQAVPAAKVYGS; encoded by the coding sequence ATGAAAATCTGTGAAAACCGCGTCGTGATCATCACCGGTGCCGGCGGTGGTCTGGGCCGCGCCTACGCGCTGGCCTTCGCCGCCGAAGGCGCGAAAGTGGTGGTCAACGACATCAACCGCGAAGCGGCGCTGGCCGTGGTCGGCGAAATTCTCGGCCAGGGCGGCAGCGCCGTGGCCAACAGCGACGACATCACCCGCTATGACTCGGCGGGGCTGATCGTGCGCCAGGCCATCGAAACCTTCGGCGACCTGAACGTGGTGGTCAACAACGCCGGCATCTGCCGCGACCGCATGTTCGCCAGCCTCAGCGAGGCCGACTGGGACGCCGTGGTGGCCGTGCACCTCAAGGGCCATTTCTGTATTTCCAGCCACGCCGTGAAGTACTGGCGCGAGCAGGCCAAGGGCGGTGCCAAGGTCGATGCGCGGATCATCAACACCAGTTCCGGCGCCGGTTTGCAGGGCTCCATCGGTCAGTCCAACTACGCGGCGGCCAAGGGCGGTATCGCATCGCTGACGCTGGTGCAGGCGGCTGAACTGCGCCGCTACGGGATCACCGCCAACGCCCTGGCGCCGGCCGCGCGCACCGGCATGACTGAGCAAGTGTTCGCCGACACCATGAAAAAGCCGGAAGAGGGCTTCGATTACTTCGCCCCGGAAAACGTCGCGCCGCTGGTGGTGTGGCTGGGCTCCGAGGCTTCCGCCGAGGTGACCGGGCAGATGTTCGAAGTCGAGGGCGGTAAGTTGTCCATCGCCGACGGATGGCGCCGTGGTCCGCAACTGGATCGCCAGGGCCGTTGGGCGGTCGGTGAGATGGGCGATGCCGTCGCACAGTTGGTGGCTCAGGCCGTTCCCGCGGCCAAAGTGTACGGCAGCTGA